Proteins encoded together in one Terriglobales bacterium window:
- the pnp gene encoding polyribonucleotide nucleotidyltransferase has translation MKPEPQSVTVELTGGKSISFETGKLAKQAHGSCVVRFGDNVVLGTATANQEPREGIDFFPLTVDYREYTYAGGRIPGGFIKREGRPSEREILTSRQIDRPMRPLFPEGFRSETQVIAFCLSADNQNDPDVAAINAASCALTLSDIPFGGPVGAVRVGLKDGQFITNPTYEEMREGLLRLMVVGTADGIVMIEAGASEVQEDTVVDAIEFAHAEIKKICAAINDLAKRAGKPKRQFEPPQVDEKAIAALRKKIGDKLSDALDTQKHPKHESSMLVKALKTELKEAIPEDDEDARKQLSTNFEILRERIFREQVIGQHRRPDGRAFDQVRPIWIEVGVLPRTHGSATFTRGETQALVTTTLGTSDDMQRLELFEGEAKKRFMLHYNFPPFSVGEVAFLRGAGRREIGHGALAERAISAVLPNEADWPYAMRVVSDILESNGSSSMATVCGASLSLMDAGVPLKSPVAGVAMGLVKEGEQYAILTDIAGAEDHYGDMDFKVAGTEQGITALQMDIKVMGITPQIMREAMQQANRGRIHILEAMKAEISEPRTAVSEYAPRFYTLQIPTDKIRDLIGPGGKVIRGIIEATGVKIDVEDSGRVNVASNDQDSAKKALQMIGDITATAEIGKTYLGTVVRLADFGAFVEIFPGTDGLLHISEVAEHRIKDVRDELKEGDQVLVKVLSVEGNRIRLSRKAILKEQRAKMGGGPADASLEGAPATGPVTFEGGGDFAEEPEAEGEPNFNRAEAHSAGPRPEGGGGGGGRRPHGGGGGGGGRGGRGGRGGRGHNGGGRGGFGGGRGGDRGRGR, from the coding sequence ATGAAGCCAGAACCGCAGTCCGTTACCGTTGAACTAACCGGCGGAAAATCAATCTCCTTTGAAACCGGAAAGCTTGCCAAACAGGCGCATGGTTCCTGCGTTGTCCGTTTCGGCGACAACGTGGTGCTGGGCACCGCCACCGCCAACCAGGAGCCCCGTGAGGGCATCGATTTCTTTCCCCTGACCGTCGATTACCGTGAATACACCTACGCCGGCGGGCGCATCCCCGGCGGGTTCATCAAGCGGGAAGGGCGCCCCAGCGAGCGCGAAATTCTCACCAGCCGCCAGATTGACCGCCCCATGCGGCCGCTGTTTCCGGAGGGCTTCCGCAGCGAAACCCAGGTGATCGCCTTCTGTCTCTCCGCCGACAACCAGAACGATCCCGACGTGGCCGCCATCAATGCGGCCTCCTGCGCCTTGACGCTTTCCGACATCCCGTTCGGCGGGCCGGTAGGCGCGGTGCGCGTCGGCCTCAAGGACGGACAGTTCATCACCAATCCCACCTACGAAGAAATGCGCGAAGGCCTGCTTCGGCTGATGGTGGTGGGCACCGCCGACGGCATCGTGATGATTGAAGCCGGGGCCAGCGAGGTGCAGGAAGACACGGTGGTGGATGCCATCGAGTTCGCGCACGCCGAGATCAAGAAGATCTGCGCCGCCATCAACGACCTCGCCAAGCGGGCCGGCAAGCCGAAGCGCCAGTTCGAGCCGCCGCAGGTGGACGAAAAAGCCATCGCCGCGCTGCGCAAGAAAATCGGCGACAAGCTCAGCGACGCTCTCGATACCCAGAAACATCCCAAGCACGAGAGTTCCATGCTGGTGAAGGCGCTCAAGACCGAACTCAAGGAAGCGATTCCCGAGGACGATGAAGATGCGCGCAAGCAGCTCAGCACGAACTTCGAAATCCTGCGCGAGCGCATCTTCCGCGAGCAGGTGATCGGACAGCACCGCCGTCCCGACGGGCGCGCCTTTGACCAGGTGCGGCCAATCTGGATTGAAGTCGGCGTGCTGCCGCGCACCCACGGCTCGGCCACCTTCACCCGCGGCGAAACCCAGGCGCTGGTCACCACCACCCTGGGCACCTCGGACGACATGCAGCGTTTGGAACTGTTCGAAGGCGAAGCCAAGAAGCGCTTCATGTTGCACTATAACTTTCCGCCGTTTTCGGTTGGGGAAGTGGCATTTCTGCGTGGCGCCGGGCGTCGCGAGATTGGGCACGGCGCGCTCGCCGAGCGAGCCATCTCCGCCGTGCTGCCGAACGAAGCGGACTGGCCCTACGCCATGCGCGTGGTTTCCGACATCCTGGAGTCGAACGGGTCGTCGTCAATGGCGACCGTGTGCGGCGCCTCCTTGTCGTTGATGGACGCCGGTGTTCCGCTCAAGTCCCCGGTAGCCGGGGTGGCGATGGGCCTGGTCAAGGAAGGCGAGCAGTATGCCATCCTCACCGACATCGCCGGCGCCGAAGACCATTACGGCGACATGGATTTCAAGGTTGCCGGAACCGAGCAGGGCATTACCGCGCTGCAGATGGACATCAAGGTGATGGGCATCACGCCGCAGATCATGCGGGAAGCCATGCAGCAGGCCAACCGCGGGCGCATACATATCCTGGAGGCGATGAAGGCGGAAATTTCCGAGCCGCGCACCGCCGTTTCCGAATACGCGCCTCGTTTCTACACCCTGCAGATTCCTACCGACAAGATTCGGGACCTGATCGGGCCGGGCGGCAAGGTGATTCGCGGCATCATCGAGGCTACGGGGGTCAAGATCGACGTCGAGGACAGCGGCCGCGTCAACGTCGCCTCCAATGACCAGGATTCGGCCAAGAAAGCGTTGCAGATGATCGGTGACATCACTGCCACCGCCGAGATCGGGAAGACCTACCTGGGCACGGTGGTGCGGCTGGCCGATTTCGGCGCGTTCGTCGAAATCTTCCCCGGCACCGACGGCCTGCTGCACATCAGCGAGGTCGCCGAGCACCGCATCAAGGACGTTCGCGATGAACTCAAGGAAGGCGACCAGGTCCTGGTGAAGGTCCTGTCGGTGGAAGGAAACCGTATCCGACTTTCGCGCAAGGCCATCCTGAAAGAGCAGCGCGCGAAGATGGGTGGAGGCCCGGCGGACGCCAGCCTGGAAGGCGCGCCAGCGACCGGACCGGTGACCTTTGAGGGCGGCGGTGATTTTGCCGAAGAACCTGAAGCCGAAGGCGAGCCCAACTTCAACCGCGCCGAAGCGCATTCCGCCGGGCCGCGTCCCGAGGGTGGCGGCGGTGGCGGCGGCCGGCGTCCCCACGGGGGCGGCGGAGGTGGTGGCGGTCGTGGCGGGCGCGGTGGACGCGGCGGTCGCGGACACAATGGCGGCGGTCGCGGCGGATTTGGCGGCGGCCGTGGCGGCGATCGCGGCAGAGGTCGCTAA
- the murQ gene encoding N-acetylmuramic acid 6-phosphate etherase: MMDEPEDLHDLRTEAQNPASADLDTKTALEIARIINAEDAKVAGAVERALPEIAQAIDAVAKTIAIGGRLIYVGAGTSGRIAALDAAECPPTFDTNPETVQFIMAGGVEALWSPFEPAEDSAESGRREMASRNPGPRDVVAGIAASGRTPFTLAAVEYGRGRGARTIAITCNPDTPLGHAADIEIVVEVGPEVLTGSTRMKAGTAQKLICNTITTGAMARAGYVYGNLMVNVHPKNEKLVARAVAILESAAQTDAGRAAAALQGSGNSVPIALIMLKTGVSKAEAQRHLQLAGGNVRRAIESATLLKK; the protein is encoded by the coding sequence GGAGATCGCGCGCATCATCAACGCCGAGGATGCCAAGGTTGCCGGAGCAGTGGAACGCGCGCTGCCGGAGATCGCGCAAGCCATCGATGCCGTCGCCAAGACCATTGCCATTGGCGGGCGCCTGATCTACGTCGGCGCCGGCACCAGCGGACGCATCGCCGCACTCGACGCCGCCGAGTGCCCACCCACCTTCGACACCAATCCGGAGACCGTACAATTCATCATGGCGGGGGGTGTGGAAGCACTGTGGAGTCCATTCGAGCCTGCCGAAGACTCGGCTGAATCCGGCCGTCGCGAAATGGCCAGCCGCAATCCCGGTCCGCGCGACGTCGTTGCCGGCATCGCCGCCAGCGGGCGCACTCCTTTTACCCTGGCAGCGGTGGAATACGGCCGCGGCCGCGGCGCTCGGACCATCGCCATTACCTGCAACCCCGACACTCCCCTGGGCCACGCCGCCGACATCGAGATCGTAGTCGAAGTCGGTCCGGAGGTGCTGACCGGCTCCACGCGCATGAAAGCGGGCACCGCGCAGAAGCTGATCTGCAACACCATCACCACGGGCGCCATGGCGCGTGCCGGCTACGTGTACGGTAACCTGATGGTGAACGTGCACCCGAAAAACGAGAAGCTGGTGGCGCGCGCCGTCGCTATCCTGGAGAGCGCCGCCCAGACCGATGCCGGGCGTGCCGCCGCCGCGCTGCAGGGATCCGGCAACAGCGTTCCGATTGCGCTGATTATGCTGAAGACCGGCGTAAGCAAGGCGGAAGCCCAGCGGCACTTGCAATTGGCTGGCGGCAACGTCCGGCGCGCGATTGAATCGGCAACGCTGCTCAAGAAATAG
- the murA gene encoding UDP-N-acetylglucosamine 1-carboxyvinyltransferase → MDKFVIRGGNPLLGTVRISGAKNAALPAMAAALLTDEPLVLENIPQVRDIETTRRLLASMGAEVELGYGRAQHRTTISCANLLHPEATYELVKTMRASTLVLGPLVARCGMARVSLPGGCAIGARPIDQHIKGLERLGAAITTEHGYVVARADRLRGGHVVFDKITVTGTEDLLMAATLAEGETLMENCAREPEVADLAALLIKMGAHIEGAGTSTMRIRGVDRLGGARHRIIPDRIEAGTFLIAGALTGGDINVTNCDPSHLTALTQKLEEVGVKLRPNGDSVRVMGDGGFRPADINTEEYPGFATDMQAQYMALATQADGTSIITENIFENRFMHAQELVRMGANIKIEGRRAIVRGRTPLSAAAVLASDLRASATLVLAALVADGETIIDRVYHIDRGYERIEEKLKAVGGEIRRIGEMFPKRATVPVAQG, encoded by the coding sequence ATGGATAAATTCGTTATTCGCGGCGGCAATCCCCTGCTCGGCACTGTACGCATCAGCGGCGCCAAGAACGCCGCCCTGCCCGCGATGGCCGCTGCCCTGCTCACCGACGAGCCTTTGGTGCTGGAAAATATTCCGCAGGTGCGCGACATTGAAACCACCCGCCGCCTGCTCGCCAGCATGGGCGCCGAGGTCGAACTCGGCTACGGTCGCGCCCAGCATCGCACCACCATTTCCTGCGCCAACCTGCTCCATCCGGAGGCGACCTACGAACTGGTGAAGACCATGCGCGCTTCCACGCTCGTGCTGGGACCGCTGGTCGCCCGCTGCGGCATGGCGCGTGTTTCCCTGCCCGGGGGCTGCGCCATCGGAGCGCGTCCCATCGATCAGCACATCAAAGGCCTGGAGCGGCTGGGCGCAGCGATCACTACCGAGCACGGCTATGTCGTGGCGCGCGCCGATCGTCTTCGCGGCGGGCACGTCGTATTCGACAAGATCACCGTCACCGGCACGGAAGATTTGTTAATGGCCGCGACCCTCGCCGAAGGTGAAACGCTGATGGAGAATTGCGCGCGCGAACCCGAAGTTGCCGATCTTGCCGCGCTGCTCATCAAGATGGGAGCGCACATCGAGGGCGCGGGCACCTCGACCATGCGCATCCGCGGCGTTGACAGGCTGGGCGGTGCGCGTCACCGCATCATCCCCGACCGTATCGAGGCCGGAACGTTTCTCATTGCCGGCGCGCTTACCGGCGGCGACATCAACGTCACCAACTGCGACCCCTCTCATCTCACCGCGCTCACGCAAAAGCTGGAGGAAGTGGGCGTCAAGCTGCGCCCCAACGGCGACTCGGTCCGGGTCATGGGCGATGGTGGCTTCCGCCCCGCCGACATCAACACCGAGGAATATCCCGGCTTCGCAACTGACATGCAGGCGCAGTACATGGCGCTGGCGACGCAAGCCGATGGCACCTCCATCATCACCGAAAACATTTTCGAGAACCGTTTCATGCACGCCCAGGAGTTGGTGCGCATGGGCGCCAACATCAAGATCGAAGGGCGCAGAGCGATTGTGCGCGGCCGGACTCCGCTCAGCGCCGCCGCCGTGCTCGCCTCCGACCTGAGGGCCTCGGCCACGCTCGTGCTCGCCGCGCTGGTCGCCGACGGCGAGACCATCATCGACCGCGTTTACCACATCGATCGCGGCTACGAGCGCATTGAAGAAAAACTGAAAGCCGTAGGCGGCGAGATTCGCCGCATCGGCGAGATGTTCCCCAAGCGCGCGACGGTTCCTGTAGCCCAGGGCTGA
- the rpsO gene encoding 30S ribosomal protein S15 has translation MLAREHKQSIIDQYRTHTSDTGSPEVQIALLSERIGQLTEHFKTHKKDHASRRGLLMLVSKRRRLLDYLKKYDTERYKDVISKLGIRK, from the coding sequence GTGTTAGCGAGAGAGCATAAGCAGTCCATCATTGACCAATACCGCACGCACACCAGCGATACCGGCAGTCCAGAGGTGCAAATCGCCCTCTTGAGTGAGCGCATTGGTCAGTTGACGGAGCACTTCAAGACGCACAAAAAGGACCACGCGTCCCGGCGCGGCCTTCTGATGTTGGTCAGCAAGCGGCGTCGCTTGCTGGACTACCTCAAGAAATACGACACCGAGCGCTACAAAGACGTAATCTCCAAACTTGGCATCCGCAAGTAG
- a CDS encoding response regulator, which translates to MSDHLPNDPPAKPWAVYGVTITLLAMGMAILQWQTWRGSSHLHTLMELPATLLALLVGVLALVRFYSRKDNTFLFIGAGFVGTGLLDGYHAVVSSPYFIQYFPSPPPSLIPWSGFASRLLLSVLLLLSWALWKREEKLGEKGRVAESLVYAMVGASAGTCFLFFALVPLPLGYDQIGWVQRPQELLPAMLYVVALVGYWGKGRWRRDPFEYWLVVCILLCGGQSFYMTTSHKLYDTMYIAAHGLKLLSYVAALTGLIVAMYHLFLQEEAIVLERTEKLQAEIVKRKRAQELAESANHAKSQFLAHMSHELRTPLNGILGMIELALDTGLTPHQREYLGLARTSANSLLTVINDILDFSRIEAGKLQFETVDFDLRNLLQETLSTFVPQAREKGLELNWEAALDLPQMVRGDPNRLRQVVVNLVGNAMKFTERGRVHLSAQVESMTGNEVVLRFDVSDTGIGISAENRETIFESFVQADGSTTRRYGGSGLGLSVSRRLVEMFGGRLWLESEPGTGSTFHFTARLGIGSKPAAAPSVSPPAKNSARWQVPEMRILLAEDNPINRTLALRLLEKNGYRVDVADDGRQALEKWKSASYDLILMDVQMPEMDGFEATAAIREIEKTTGAHVPIVAMTAYALTGDKERCLAAGMDGYVSKPFRIGELLRTLQEFDKKLEEPVAAR; encoded by the coding sequence ATGAGCGACCATCTGCCCAACGACCCGCCGGCAAAACCATGGGCGGTCTACGGCGTCACCATCACGCTGCTGGCGATGGGCATGGCAATCCTGCAGTGGCAAACCTGGCGCGGCAGCAGCCACCTGCACACGCTGATGGAGCTTCCGGCGACTCTGCTGGCGCTGCTCGTCGGAGTGCTGGCGCTGGTCCGCTTCTACAGCAGGAAAGACAATACCTTCCTTTTTATCGGCGCCGGTTTCGTGGGAACCGGGCTGCTGGACGGCTATCACGCGGTGGTCTCGTCGCCGTACTTCATCCAGTATTTTCCATCGCCGCCGCCTTCGCTCATCCCGTGGAGTGGTTTTGCGTCGCGGCTGTTGCTGTCGGTACTGCTGCTGTTGAGTTGGGCGTTGTGGAAACGGGAAGAAAAGCTCGGGGAAAAAGGCCGCGTCGCGGAATCGCTCGTCTATGCGATGGTGGGCGCCTCGGCCGGGACCTGCTTCCTGTTCTTCGCGCTGGTTCCGCTACCGCTCGGTTATGACCAGATTGGCTGGGTCCAACGCCCGCAGGAGTTGCTGCCGGCCATGCTCTACGTTGTCGCCCTGGTCGGGTACTGGGGCAAAGGGCGTTGGCGCCGGGACCCGTTCGAATACTGGCTGGTCGTTTGTATTCTCCTGTGCGGCGGGCAGTCGTTTTACATGACGACATCGCACAAGCTGTACGACACCATGTACATCGCGGCACACGGCCTGAAGCTGCTGTCGTACGTAGCGGCGCTGACCGGATTGATTGTGGCCATGTATCACCTTTTCCTGCAGGAAGAGGCGATCGTTTTAGAGCGGACGGAAAAGCTGCAGGCGGAAATCGTCAAGCGCAAGCGGGCGCAGGAGCTGGCCGAGTCCGCCAATCACGCCAAAAGCCAGTTCTTGGCCCACATGAGCCACGAACTGAGAACACCGCTGAATGGAATCCTCGGCATGATCGAGCTGGCATTGGACACCGGGTTGACTCCCCATCAGCGCGAGTACCTGGGCCTGGCAAGGACTTCGGCGAACTCCCTGCTCACTGTGATCAACGACATCCTCGATTTCTCCCGGATCGAGGCGGGCAAACTGCAATTCGAAACCGTGGACTTCGATCTGCGCAACCTCCTCCAAGAAACGCTCAGTACCTTCGTTCCACAGGCGCGGGAGAAAGGACTGGAACTCAACTGGGAAGCAGCGCTGGATTTGCCGCAGATGGTGAGGGGTGACCCCAACCGGTTGCGCCAGGTAGTGGTCAACCTGGTGGGAAACGCGATGAAATTCACCGAGCGCGGTCGAGTCCACCTGAGCGCGCAGGTGGAGTCGATGACCGGGAACGAGGTCGTGCTGCGCTTCGATGTGAGCGATACGGGAATCGGGATCAGCGCAGAAAACAGGGAAACAATTTTCGAATCGTTCGTGCAGGCGGATGGCTCGACCACCCGGCGCTACGGAGGCTCGGGATTGGGACTCAGTGTCTCCCGCCGCCTGGTCGAGATGTTTGGCGGGCGGTTGTGGCTGGAGAGCGAGCCGGGAACGGGCAGCACGTTTCACTTCACGGCGCGGTTAGGGATCGGAAGCAAGCCTGCGGCCGCGCCGAGTGTGTCTCCGCCGGCAAAAAACTCCGCGCGCTGGCAAGTCCCGGAAATGCGAATTCTGCTGGCGGAGGACAACCCGATCAATCGCACGCTGGCGCTTCGATTGTTGGAGAAAAACGGATACCGGGTGGATGTGGCGGATGACGGGAGACAAGCCCTGGAGAAGTGGAAATCCGCAAGCTATGACTTGATCCTGATGGACGTGCAGATGCCGGAGATGGATGGGTTCGAGGCCACCGCGGCAATCCGGGAAATTGAGAAAACTACCGGTGCGCATGTGCCGATTGTCGCCATGACCGCCTATGCCCTGACCGGCGACAAGGAACGATGCCTGGCGGCAGGAATGGATGGTTATGTCTCTAAGCCGTTTCGGATTGGCGAGCTATTGAGGACCTTGCAGGAGTTCGACAAGAAACTCGAGGAGCCAGTCGCTGCCAGATAG